One window of Calderihabitans maritimus genomic DNA carries:
- a CDS encoding ABC transporter permease, with translation MFWRMISKSFIREFRRKLLAFAAVAFSASLVTAMLSVSLDIGDKISRELKTYGANLLMEPQMDTLPVKIGGIDYNPLAERQYIEEEELPKIKMIFWRHNIVGFAPYLEGVAGIGDTREKVALIGTWFEKELELPTGEKIITGVKQIKPWWEIHGNWVKDDDNSGDALVGIQLANSMALKPGDKIEVQVETLEGLKRRKLRVAGIVNAGGQDDQNIFVPLSYLQEIMNLKGKVSKVEVSALTTPENELARKAAKDPDSLTPEEFERWYCTAYVSAIAYQLEEAIPGTKVKAIRQVSQSEGKILKKIQLLMLVVSLAALISSALGISSLMTTNVLQRSKEIGLLKGLGAQVLAVVALFLTEAVIVGLVGGLAGYLVGLGFAQMVGYTVFGSSVPIKILVFPLVLLVAVVTALAGSLAAVRLIIRLNPAEVLHGR, from the coding sequence GTGTTTTGGCGTATGATAAGCAAGTCCTTTATACGGGAATTCAGGCGGAAATTGTTGGCTTTCGCGGCTGTAGCCTTTAGTGCGTCTTTAGTTACGGCTATGCTGAGTGTTTCCCTGGATATTGGAGATAAAATTAGCCGGGAATTGAAGACTTACGGAGCCAATCTGCTGATGGAGCCGCAGATGGATACGCTCCCGGTAAAAATCGGGGGTATAGACTACAATCCTCTGGCGGAACGGCAGTACATAGAGGAGGAAGAGTTGCCCAAGATTAAGATGATTTTTTGGCGGCATAACATTGTTGGCTTTGCCCCCTACCTGGAGGGAGTAGCCGGGATAGGTGACACCCGGGAAAAAGTCGCTCTTATTGGTACCTGGTTTGAGAAAGAACTTGAGCTGCCTACGGGAGAAAAAATAATTACCGGTGTAAAACAAATTAAGCCGTGGTGGGAAATTCACGGGAACTGGGTAAAAGATGACGATAACTCCGGTGATGCCCTGGTAGGTATACAACTGGCCAATTCCATGGCCTTAAAACCTGGTGATAAGATAGAAGTGCAGGTGGAAACACTGGAGGGTTTAAAGAGAAGGAAACTTCGGGTAGCGGGTATAGTTAATGCCGGAGGACAAGATGACCAGAATATATTTGTGCCTTTATCCTATTTACAGGAAATAATGAATTTGAAGGGCAAGGTTTCCAAGGTAGAGGTCAGTGCGTTGACAACTCCGGAAAACGAGCTGGCCAGGAAGGCGGCCAAAGACCCTGATTCTTTAACCCCGGAAGAGTTTGAGCGTTGGTATTGTACTGCTTATGTGAGCGCCATTGCCTACCAGTTGGAAGAAGCAATTCCGGGAACGAAAGTAAAGGCTATCCGCCAGGTTTCCCAGTCGGAAGGGAAAATTTTGAAGAAAATTCAGCTGTTGATGCTGGTAGTCAGCCTGGCCGCTTTGATTAGTTCGGCTTTGGGGATTTCCAGCCTTATGACCACTAATGTTTTACAACGAAGCAAAGAAATAGGTCTTCTGAAGGGGTTAGGAGCGCAGGTTTTAGCAGTGGTAGCCTTGTTCCTTACGGAAGCCGTTATCGTCGGGCTGGTGGGAGGCTTGGCAGGGTATTTGGTAGGTTTAGGTTTTGCGCAAATGGTAGGCTATACCGTTTTTGGAAGCAGTGTTCCCATAAAAATACTGGTTTTCCCTTTAGTTCTTTTAGTGGCTGTGGTTACGGCTTTGGCCGGGAGTCTAGCGGCTGTACGGCTGATTATTCGACTTAATCCGGCTGAGGTTTTGCATGGAAGGTAG
- a CDS encoding ABC transporter permease, translating to MKRSAMYWRLISRAFFKRKSQVGIAALAIAIGTAVIFGMVNVYYDIGLKMSKELRAYGANMVLLPASKAGLLREEKIEKAAAFFAADKLLGYAPFLYGVVKVNSQRLVLVGTWMDQVRHISPYWEVKGNWITSREERRSAIIGTAVAEKLQLSEGDKITLVNPSTGRGIGVEVAGIVTTGSTEDNQVFVNLAVAQELLEKPAQAHIAYFSVMGSGQELEEKAEKINSSLTEVSMRPIRQISRSEGQILERISALVYLVVIIIFLSTLLCVSSIMMTMIVERRREIGLKKALGAYDRNIILEFLGESIILGLLGGTLGIAMGYLLAQFIGWSVFQAPISLRFSVVPLALFTSIIVVCLASLIPVKTAVEVQPAAVLKGE from the coding sequence ATGAAAAGGTCGGCAATGTATTGGCGGCTTATCAGCCGTGCTTTCTTTAAAAGGAAATCTCAAGTAGGCATAGCTGCTTTGGCCATTGCTATCGGCACAGCGGTTATTTTTGGAATGGTTAATGTTTATTACGATATAGGTTTAAAAATGAGCAAGGAATTAAGGGCCTACGGTGCCAATATGGTGCTGCTGCCAGCTTCGAAGGCAGGATTGCTCAGGGAAGAAAAAATAGAGAAAGCGGCGGCCTTTTTTGCGGCCGATAAATTGTTGGGTTATGCGCCATTTCTGTATGGGGTGGTAAAAGTTAATTCCCAAAGGCTGGTCCTGGTAGGAACTTGGATGGATCAGGTCAGACATATCAGTCCTTACTGGGAGGTAAAGGGTAACTGGATTACTAGCCGTGAGGAACGAAGATCGGCTATCATAGGAACGGCGGTAGCAGAAAAGCTGCAGCTCTCTGAGGGTGACAAAATTACCCTAGTCAATCCCTCAACAGGACGCGGAATAGGGGTTGAGGTGGCGGGTATTGTTACCACTGGCAGCACGGAAGATAATCAAGTGTTTGTCAACCTGGCGGTGGCCCAAGAACTTCTGGAAAAGCCGGCTCAAGCCCACATAGCGTATTTTAGTGTCATGGGGTCAGGACAGGAGTTGGAAGAAAAGGCGGAAAAAATCAATAGTTCCCTTACTGAAGTTAGTATGAGACCGATCAGGCAGATATCCCGCTCGGAGGGGCAGATACTCGAGAGGATAAGTGCTTTAGTATACCTGGTGGTAATAATAATTTTTCTTTCCACCTTGCTTTGCGTTTCCAGCATCATGATGACGATGATAGTGGAACGCCGGCGGGAAATCGGCCTTAAAAAAGCTTTGGGGGCTTACGACAGAAATATTATTTTGGAGTTTTTGGGAGAAAGCATTATTTTAGGTTTATTAGGCGGAACTTTAGGCATCGCTATGGGTTACTTGCTGGCCCAGTTTATAGGTTGGAGTGTTTTTCAGGCCCCTATATCGCTAAGATTTTCAGTAGTTCCTCTGGCCTTGTTTACTTCTATCATAGTTGTGTGCTTAGCCAGTTTAATACCGGTTAAGACGGCCGTGGAAGTGCAGCCGGCGGCAGTTCTCAAAGGAGAATAG
- a CDS encoding ABC transporter ATP-binding protein, translating to MILEMQNVSKKYGSVQALNNVSLQVAAGEWVSIMGPSGSGKTTLLNIIGGMDKPTSGKVLIDGVDTARLNEKQLTELRRDKIGLVFQQFHLIPYLTALENVMVAQYYHSMPDEKEAFAALERVGLAERAHHLPSQLSGGEQQRVCIARALINYPKLILADEPTGNLDETNEKLVLELFQKLHREGHSIIMVTHDPEVGQLAQRQIRLDHGRIIEIINNE from the coding sequence ATGATATTGGAGATGCAAAATGTTTCCAAGAAATACGGCAGTGTTCAAGCTTTAAATAATGTCAGTTTACAGGTAGCGGCGGGGGAATGGGTTTCCATTATGGGACCTTCAGGTTCCGGAAAAACCACGTTGCTTAATATTATTGGAGGCATGGATAAACCTACTTCCGGGAAAGTACTTATTGACGGGGTCGATACGGCACGGCTAAATGAGAAACAATTAACCGAGCTGCGTAGGGATAAAATAGGACTTGTTTTTCAACAGTTTCATCTTATTCCTTATTTGACAGCTTTGGAAAATGTCATGGTGGCTCAGTATTATCACAGCATGCCTGATGAAAAAGAAGCTTTTGCAGCTCTGGAACGGGTAGGGCTGGCGGAAAGAGCCCATCATTTGCCCAGCCAGCTATCAGGGGGCGAACAACAGAGAGTATGTATAGCCCGAGCTTTAATTAATTATCCAAAATTGATTCTAGCTGACGAGCCTACCGGTAATCTGGATGAGACAAATGAAAAATTAGTATTGGAACTTTTTCAGAAATTGCACCGGGAAGGCCACAGCATAATAATGGTTACCCATGATCCCGAAGTGGGGCAATTAGCCCAGCGACAGATAAGGCTGGATCACGGTAGAATTATAGAGATTATTAATAATGAATAA
- a CDS encoding ATP-binding protein has protein sequence MVTIMVGLPGSGKSTWIEKNAKTDAVISTDEIRWKEFGIQYDLRLEPEVWQIAFSKLRGYLKQGRDIIFDATNITRQRRRLIKKIADQFKARTRVVVMNTSLEECLYRNERRTQDKVPAEIIKIMAYQFEWPEETEGFDEIQVVQPD, from the coding sequence ATGGTAACGATTATGGTTGGACTGCCAGGTTCCGGAAAAAGCACTTGGATTGAAAAAAATGCTAAAACCGATGCGGTGATCAGCACCGATGAAATTCGGTGGAAAGAATTTGGTATCCAGTACGACCTCCGGCTGGAACCAGAAGTTTGGCAGATAGCTTTTAGCAAATTACGAGGATATCTTAAACAGGGAAGGGATATTATATTCGATGCTACTAACATAACCAGGCAACGGCGGCGTTTAATTAAAAAAATTGCCGATCAGTTCAAGGCGCGCACCCGAGTCGTCGTCATGAATACCTCTTTGGAAGAATGCTTGTATCGTAATGAAAGAAGAACCCAAGACAAGGTGCCGGCAGAAATAATAAAAATCATGGCATACCAATTTGAATGGCCCGAAGAAACCGAAGGATTTGATGAAATCCAAGTAGTGCAACCTGATTAA